The following coding sequences lie in one Arabidopsis thaliana chromosome 3, partial sequence genomic window:
- a CDS encoding uncharacterized protein (unknown protein; Has 30201 Blast hits to 17322 proteins in 780 species: Archae - 12; Bacteria - 1396; Metazoa - 17338; Fungi - 3422; Plants - 5037; Viruses - 0; Other Eukaryotes - 2996 (source: NCBI BLink).) → MPSWPISQFLRSDIPSRIYNFFKSLPLTKAELDFPSEINNFFTMPPTIEEHMS, encoded by the coding sequence atgCCCAGTTGGCCTATTTCCCAGTTTCTTCGCAGTGACATACCAAGTCGAATCTACAACTTCTTCAAAAGTTTGCCGCTGACCAAGGCAGAGCTAGACTTTCCAAGTGAaatcaacaacttcttcacaATGCCTCCGACCATCGAAGAGCACATGTCCTGA